A window of the Lactuca sativa cultivar Salinas chromosome 5, Lsat_Salinas_v11, whole genome shotgun sequence genome harbors these coding sequences:
- the LOC111914383 gene encoding uncharacterized protein LOC111914383: MAPAVPRSGDAIFANVERVNSELFTLTYGAIVRQLLTDLEEVEEVNKQLDQMGYNIGIRLIDEFLAKSNVTRCVNFRETAEVIAKVGFKMFLGVTASVTNWDSEGTSCSLILEDNPLIDFVELPDTCQGLYYCNILSGVVRGALEMVSMKTEITWVRDMLKGDDAFELQVKLLKQVPEEYPYKDDE; encoded by the exons ATGGCTCCTGCTGTTCCTAGATCTGGAGATGCGATTTTCGCTAATGTTGAGCGTGTG AACTCTGAGCTGTTCACTCTGACGTATGGAGCGATCGTTCGACAATTGCTTACGGATCTGGAGGAGGTTGAGGAAGTCAATAAGCAGCTCGATCAAAT GGGTTATAATATTGGGATACGTCTGATTGATGAATTTCTTGCAAAATCTAATGTCACTAGATGTGTTAATTTTAGGGAGACAGCTGAAGTCATCGCAAAG GTTGGATTCAAAATGTTTTTAGGGGTGACTGCATCTGTGACTAACTGGGATTCAGAAGGAACGTCTTGTAGCCTCATTTTGGAGGATAATCCGCTCATAGATTTTGTTGAGCTTCCAGATACTTGTCAAGGTTTATATTACTGCAACATTCTAAGCGGAGTAGTCAGAGGAGCTCTAGAAATG GTGTCAATGAAGACTGAAATCACATGGGTCCGTGATATGCTTAAAGGAGATGATGCATTTGAGTTACAGGTAAAGCTCCTGAAACAAGTTCCAGAGGAGTATCCCTACAAAGATGACGAGTAA